The nucleotide sequence AAACTAGACATTTTGATGGTTGATTTTACTTATTCACAATGAAACTTGAGAAGAAAGCCTACATTAGATCTACACCCAAGAAGACAGTAGAGTTATAaggtttcaagaatttttatcgcACTTTGGAGTTATTAAGGAGTTTAAATGGGTATCTTCGTGATAACTTGATGCTCTGAGTTGCAAAGATGAAAAATTCTTGCATGTGAAAGTAAGGAAATTAGTACCGGTAACATCAACTTGATAGGCCATTCCATTCAATTTTCTGGTTAGTAAGTTGTAATTTTGACAAGGGAATCAAATAGTAGGAGTTACAGTGGATTCTTGGGGTTGCTAGATGCGGTCAGCTTCAGGTTCAGATAGAGAGATAGGGCAGATTTGATTGggttaagaaaatgcaaacccatACTCAACCCACTTGGGTTTGGTTCAGGTGTAGGTTAACCGCCTAAACATATGTTTGCAAtattgatgatgatattgatcGGGCAAATTACAGTCTATCCACCTATCTTGGGTTCATCTGTACTTAGTTAATATGTGTTTTTAGAAGGATCACTCGGCACACCTGTGTTATCCTCCATCCTCATCCTAAACCTATCGTTGCCCACCTCACTTTGAATTATTATGATAGAAAAATTAGTCGTATGtaaactttatattacttgtagaAGGCTAAACTAGGTTTTGTACATCCAGAACGTTGCAAAACTCGCCAAAATACATAAGTGAATTAAGTACATTTTTGTGTTGATGCATATATGATATTGGCAACATGGTCGTGATTTGTATATTGTTACACAATTAATAGATCTCATTGTTCAAGTTTGCCCATATATTTTTTTAGAGGATATGGACTTAGATATAGATAGAAGTGGATACTAAATTCGAAAATCAGGATTATCAACATGGAAGTCTAATAATGGTCACCACAAATGAAAATAGATTTTGAGCAGCTAGAgcataaaagtgattgtttttcTCTCTCATCAGAATATCATCTAATTGTATGCCATTTTGAAGGTTTCAGATACAGTGAAGAGTGAAGACCATGTTGCTTATCTCATACTGGAGCAATTAAACTTTTAACAGGCTTCCTCATATATCTCTTGCTGCATATCTCTTTTGGCCCTGTTCTGCTCGGGTAGTCACTAAAGATAGGTGATATTAGTTATAATTTGAAACAGACATCATGGATGAATTGGTGCTCGCTAATTGAATTCTGCTAAGAAAAGTTGGTTCAGGGGAATATAAAATGTAATGCTACAGAAAACCTTTGACAATTCCTGCACATTGTATAGTTGTTTGATTGAAGAATGTTTTTGATCTGTTTTGATAGTTTTGCTGTCTTAAAATATTAGTTAAATCCTTATTGTTTCTAAAGATTTCCTGTGAGTCTCTAAAATTTGTCAAGGTTAAGATATCCCATGGTTGAGTTATTGTCTATGACTATCAAATTATTGAATGGTTAATCATTTTCCAGGTATTTTGTTCATCTGATACAAGATCAGTATTTACAAATCTTATATCAATAACTCGTTGCTGATTAACTGCTTGTCTTTAGTAGATACCTAATCTTAAATTTGTCATGTTCTAATATTTTACTTTTCTTCTGATCCAGTTGTTTGAAATATATGGTGATGTATGGCATCACAGCCGAGTAAGAAGATACTTGACATCTGAAGACTATCCTGAAAGTGAAACAGAAGGTAGACCTTGGTTTGGCCTATTGATGCTGCTACGGAAACACCCAGAGCACTTTGCAATTAACATACGGTCGAAGGGAAGGGCGAAATCAGAATTTGTTTCGTTAGTCTCATTGCATTGCTAAGTATCTTCTGGAATCGTCTTATGTAGCTCCATAAAAATAGGTGGAAATAATATATACTTTTGCATTGGCATCTTGTTTCCCTTTGCTTGCTATACTGGTACAGGAATGTCAAAATAAAACATGATTTCCGAAACCATCAGCAATTACATTTTCCTGTTGTTCATCCCAGAAAGATAAAAAGTCTATAGCTACCACTAGATTTCAGGCACCATAACAAATGATCATGGCATGGCATCTGCAGTTGTTGTATGGTGGAGCACCCAGTTACTGCAGTTAGTGATGTAGCAGGAGTTGACAGAATCATTTATAAGCTGTTCATGAAATTGAAGTAGCTTAAATTTTGACCAAAATTTATCTCATCAATTGGATTATTACGATAGTCTTGAATCCTATGATTGTTTTACACATTTGTCTGTTACAGGGTTTCCAATGATTAAGTTGCTTGCGTATTGTATTGATAGTCTAATGTTGATGTATTTTTGGACATTTGTATGGTCACGCTTTAATATGTCCTTTTAAAGAATAAGCATCTTTTGTATGGAATGCAGGTGCAAGTTGTGTCAAAACTTCATCGACAATGTCATATTAAAATCTGTGCTTTTAGCAGTAACCCAAAAGGGGGGGCGGAAAAAAAAAGCTCATGAACAAAGCTCTTGTTGACAAAGGTTGGTCGTGTGATTTATGTTGTGTGTTGATGGTGCCCTTGCTTTTCATTATTAAGCTCTTAAGAAATGAATAAGATTCATATTCATGCGATTTGATACAGTGCTGCTCTTAACGCAACACCTCATCAACACCATTATCCTCGCACTCCCAGTTGCTAGTTGCCGTCTGGCATCCGACTCCCTTGACTTATTTTGTCTCCCTACACTACAAAAGCTCTAGTGTTGTGTTCCGCAGGTCAAAATGTACTAATCTCGCCTAAAACAtcatttttcagaaaaaaaaaaatggttttttttttgtttgtcaaAATTGGTTTTCTGGTAAAAAATTAATAGAAATTTCTTTTATGATCCATAAAATAGATTGTATTACAAATAATGCTAGTTGCAAGATGAGCTATATAACTAATTTCATAGTATTTATAGGAACATTATGATCCAAATACCTGTGGAGGTCGGCCAAGGCGTGTCGAGGCCGGAGAAGATGACGACGCTGGGACGGCGGCGTCGGCTCGAGGGAGGTACTGAGAGAAGGTGGCGGAGAACGAGCTCTCCTCCTCTATGATTAGTGTTCTTCTTCCTTCGTCGtcgtttcttcttcctcttcgatcCTTCGTCGGATGCTTTGTGTGTCTCGGACTCGGTCAGAGTTTCCGCCGTATTCCTAATCATTGTGGAGTGAGTTCAATCAAACAACCCACATAACTTCTAATTCCCGGTGAAACTACCAGATCGATAGTCTCCTTACGATACGTTGACACAGTTCGGGCTCGAACCTGATCTCAACCGGAGCTCGAACCAGGAAAGCCTGGTTCAAACTTGGCTTGGTTGCACCCCCACCAGCTCAGCCACCCTTTGGCTTTTCTCctccatccttgtgcactctcctCTCGGACACTGGCCTCCATCTTGCAACCCTCGATACCTTCGCAGAGAGTTCTTGGCGACCGATGGCCGGAAAGCCGCTGCCCTCCGCGGCCACGGCCGCCTGCTCTATCCAGCGCTCTCTCCTCGCTGTCGCTGCCCTTACCCTGATCTGCTTCAGCCTCCTCTCTCTCAGATCCCTCCGCTCGTCTCCCCAATTTCCCTCCCCGGAGGTACTCGAAGTATAACAAgaagatctctctctcttttgtgtcatattctccttctgttctttcatTTCCTGCAATGTCACTGATTCTTGATGCTGAAGGTGGCTGTGGCCGAAGTTTCCAGCGATCTTTCCAGCCGGATGCTGGCCCCTTCCTCGATCTACCACTCCCCGGACGTCTTCTTGAAGAACTACGCGGAGATGGAGAGGAAATTTAAGGTTTTTATCTACCCGGATGGGGATCCGAATACGTACTTCCAGACACCGCGGAAGCTGACTGGGAAGTACTCCAGCGAGGGGTACTTCTTCCAGAACATCCGCGAGAGCCGCTTCCGGACGGAGGATGCCGATCAGGCCGACCTGTTCTTTGTGCCCATATCGTGCCATAAGATGAGAGGGAAGGTTAGAGTTTTCGAGATCTTTGTGCTTCGTTCCACATCTTTTCATTGTCACTGTAACCTCTGTATCTATGCACTTTTGATTCTTTCGTTCATCTAGGATACTTTCAGCTTACTAGTTAACACTAAGTATTATCATTACATCATTTTGGTTGTACTAGGTTTCGTATGTGATTTAATGTGGTATATTTACTAGGTGTGTTATATATATGGTTCGTAATTGCAATAGGAAAGGGACCGAAAGAACGAATCCAATATGTGAATATTCTCTGCCAAAAACCTGTACCTCCTACAGGCAACTGATTATAGTTTTAGTTTAAATGACTCTCAACTGATTCAGAGAACTCTAGAGGCTCAGCCAATACAAGAACAACATAATGTTGGATCAATTATAGGGTTCTTCCGTACCTATTCCAGTTAACTATGTCGAAGAGAAGTATAATATACTCACTGATGATGGTATGTTTCAGACGTTCATTTATGCACGTCATGCCAGAATGTTTACGTTTTCTATAAATTATGGATGCATCAAAAAGTAGGTCCTACAATATGTGAATATGCTCTGCCAAAAACCTTTACCTCCTACGGGCAAATGATTATAATTTTAGTTTAAATGACTCACAGTGGATTCAGAAAACTCTATAGGCTCAGCCAATACAAGAACAACATAATGTTGGATCAATTATAGTGTTCTACCATACCCATTCTAGTTAACTATGTCGAAGAGAAGTATAATATACTCACTGATGATGGTATGTTTCAGACGTTCATTTATGCATGTCATGCCAGAATGTTTACGTTTTCTATAAATTATGGATGCATCAAAAAGTAGGTCCTACAATATGTGAATATGCTCTGCCAAAAACCTTTACCTCCTACGGGCAAATGATTATAATTTTAGTTTAAATGACTCACAATGGATTCAGAAAACTCTAGAGGCTCAGCCAATACAATAACAACATAATGTTGGATCAATTATAGGGTTCTACCGTACCTATTCCAGTTAACTATGTCGAAGAGAAGTATAATATACTCACTGATGATGGTATGTTTCAGACGTTCATTTATGCATGCCATGCCAGAATGTTTACGTTTTCTATAAATTATAGATGCATAAAAAAGTAGGTCCTACAATATGTGAATATGCTCTGCCAAAAACCTTTACCTCCTACGGGCAAATGATTATAATTTTAGTTTAAATGACTCACAATGGATTCAGAAAACTCTATAGGCTCAGCCAATACAAGAACAACATAATGTTGGATCAATTATAGTGTTCTACCATACCCATTCTAGTTAACTATGTCGAAGAGAAGTATAATATACTCACTGATGATGGGCATGTTTCAGACTTTCATTTATGCACGTCATGCCAGAATGTTTACGTTTTCTATGAATTATGGATGCATCAAAGAGTAGGTCCTACAAATTATTTTTACATGGGATGATGTTACAGTCATTTGGGAAAATTGTCTATCAAATTTGGATATGGTCGTAGTTTGTTTGCTGAACAAGAAGGCTTTTACTGCATTTTGGTTGATCTTTTTCCTTTgtacatatttttttttttctgttttgcaGGGCATATCATATGAGAATATGACCATCATAGTTCAAAATTATGTTGAAAGCTTGATAAGTAAATATCCATATTGGAATAGAACCATGGGTGCAGATCACTTTTTTGTAACTTGCCATGATGTTGGTGTGAGAGCATTTGAAGGACTACAAATGGTTGTAAAGAATTCAATTCGGGTTGTCTGTTCGCCAAGCTATGATGTTGGTTACATCCCACACAAGGATATAGCTCTTCCGCAAGTGCTGCAGCCATTTGCTCTGCCATCAGGAGGAAATGATATTGAGAACAGGTTGAAACCTGACTTGAGCAGATGTTTCTTTTACATGATTGGTTCTAGGGCACAGGTGATAGACATCATGTGACAGTTATAGCTGGGGATATATGTTATTGATCATTGGGTTAATCGCGTTATACCAACCTACATGATCCAGCTTCTGTATTTACATCCAATGCTGATTAATATACTGGCATTGTGTTGTACATATATATTGATTTATTTAACTTCAATTATTTTCATTGTTGCAATTTGAGGAGTGCACCAAAAAGTGTTTTATCTGCATTTCTAAAGGTGTTAACCTATAGTTCAGTTAGCATACTTGTTTGCCTCAAAGCCTAGTCAATTCATTGTGACCTTAGAATAAAAGACAATGACCATGCACTGATAACTTGCTTTTCTTGAACCCTTACACAAACACCAGGACTATACTTGGATTTTGGGCAGGCCATAGAAACTCAAAGATAAGAGTCATATTAGCTCGTGTATGGGAGAATGACACAGAGCTTGCCATTAGCAATAATCGCATAAGCAGAGCTACTGGAGAGTTGGTCTATCAGAAGCAGTTCTACAGGACGAAGTTCTGCATATGTCCAGGTGGTTCCCAAGTCAACAGTGCTCGCATAGCAGACTCCATTCACTATGGATGTATTCCAGGTTAGAACCCCATCATTTAATTACTCAGGTAGATGGATATATTATCATCGTGTAGTCCTAGTTCATTTGAATTTGTTATCTGCTGTTGTTTTCTACATAAGTGCGGTTTGCTAACCAGAG is from Musa acuminata AAA Group cultivar baxijiao chromosome BXJ1-6, Cavendish_Baxijiao_AAA, whole genome shotgun sequence and encodes:
- the LOC135676596 gene encoding probable glycosyltransferase At5g03795 isoform X2, producing MAGKPLPSAATAACSIQRSLLAVAALTLICFSLLSLRSLRSSPQFPSPEVAVAEVSSDLSSRMLAPSSIYHSPDVFLKNYAEMERKFKVFIYPDGDPNTYFQTPRKLTGKYSSEGYFFQNIRESRFRTEDADQADLFFVPISCHKMRGKGISYENMTIIVQNYVESLISKYPYWNRTMGADHFFVTCHDVGVRAFEGLQMVVKNSIRVVCSPSYDVGYIPHKDIALPQVLQPFALPSGGNDIENRTILGFWAGHRNSKIRVILARVWENDTELAISNNRISRATGELVYQKQFYRTKFCICPGGSQVNSARIADSIHYGCIPVIISNYYDLPFNDILDWQKFSVILKESDVYQLKSILKSIPHEKFVELHEHLVEVQKHFEWHSPPIPHDAFHMVMYELWLRHHVIKY
- the LOC135676596 gene encoding probable glycosyltransferase At5g03795 isoform X1; amino-acid sequence: MAGKPLPSAATAACSIQRSLLAVAALTLICFSLLSLRSLRSSPQFPSPEVLEVAVAEVSSDLSSRMLAPSSIYHSPDVFLKNYAEMERKFKVFIYPDGDPNTYFQTPRKLTGKYSSEGYFFQNIRESRFRTEDADQADLFFVPISCHKMRGKGISYENMTIIVQNYVESLISKYPYWNRTMGADHFFVTCHDVGVRAFEGLQMVVKNSIRVVCSPSYDVGYIPHKDIALPQVLQPFALPSGGNDIENRTILGFWAGHRNSKIRVILARVWENDTELAISNNRISRATGELVYQKQFYRTKFCICPGGSQVNSARIADSIHYGCIPVIISNYYDLPFNDILDWQKFSVILKESDVYQLKSILKSIPHEKFVELHEHLVEVQKHFEWHSPPIPHDAFHMVMYELWLRHHVIKY